A genomic stretch from Candidatus Methanomassiliicoccus intestinalis Issoire-Mx1 includes:
- the hypE gene encoding hydrogenase expression/formation protein HypE, whose amino-acid sequence MKRISMGDGAGGELMHELLSDHIIPFFPKVQTEVPLDSFDDSAVVDDIVFTIDGHTVKPLIFPGGDIGSLSVSGTVNDISVMGAKPLAIALSMILEEGLDIKTLETISKSIGKYSEISGVPVITGDTKVVEQGAADEMIVTTSAIGKRSPYLDDNLRKAGEYRKVKSRWLTDDNIQEGDAIIVSGTLGDHGVSLLSFREGYGFETELQSDVAPLNNLIEQVMKTGGAVSMKDPTRGGFANAINEWSSKSGIGIEIEEHLVPLSETVVSACELLGIDPLAIGNEGKVVIGCVPEMADEIVKTLRTHPLGKNAAVIGYATSKFENVVLKTEIGGHRILEAPVGDPVPRIC is encoded by the coding sequence ATGAAGCGAATATCCATGGGAGACGGGGCAGGCGGAGAGCTCATGCATGAACTTCTCTCTGATCATATCATTCCATTTTTTCCAAAAGTACAGACAGAGGTCCCTCTTGATTCATTTGACGACTCTGCAGTTGTAGACGACATCGTGTTTACAATAGACGGACACACTGTGAAGCCCCTGATCTTCCCTGGAGGAGACATCGGATCATTATCAGTAAGCGGTACGGTAAATGACATCTCAGTCATGGGAGCGAAGCCTCTTGCCATTGCGCTGTCGATGATTCTCGAAGAAGGCCTGGATATCAAGACTCTTGAAACTATCTCTAAGTCAATAGGAAAATACTCTGAGATTTCCGGCGTTCCTGTAATCACCGGCGACACCAAGGTAGTAGAACAGGGAGCCGCTGATGAAATGATTGTTACAACTTCAGCCATCGGAAAGAGAAGTCCGTATCTGGATGACAATCTCCGCAAGGCAGGAGAATACAGGAAAGTAAAGTCCAGATGGCTTACTGATGACAATATTCAGGAAGGAGATGCCATCATTGTCTCAGGAACCCTGGGAGACCACGGAGTATCTCTCTTATCATTCCGTGAGGGCTACGGTTTTGAGACTGAACTGCAGAGCGATGTCGCTCCCCTGAACAATCTCATCGAGCAGGTAATGAAGACCGGCGGGGCAGTAAGCATGAAAGATCCTACCCGGGGAGGATTTGCAAATGCCATCAATGAATGGTCATCGAAGTCAGGCATAGGCATTGAAATCGAAGAGCATTTGGTTCCTCTGTCTGAAACAGTTGTCAGTGCCTGCGAACTTCTCGGTATCGATCCTCTTGCCATTGGAAACGAAGGCAAGGTCGTCATCGGCTGCGTGCCTGAAATGGCTGATGAGATTGTGAAGACATTGCGTACTCATCCTCTCGGAAAGAACGCTGCAGTCATCGGTTACGCTACAAGTAAGTTTGAGAATGTCGTCTTAAAAACAGAAATCGGAGGACACCGCATTCTTGAA
- a CDS encoding flavodoxin family protein — protein sequence MKVVGINGSLRADGNTFILINTVFEELRKEGINTEMIQLFDKDIKPCRGCGACRNGSCALENDDFNRVFDKMAEADGIILGSPVYSADVSARMKALLERAGYVAAINPEILRHKAGAAVAAVRRGGGMTAVDTLNHFFLNKEIFVAGSTYWNMVYGKDSGDVLKDEEGMRNMKNLGQNMAYLLKKLHPED from the coding sequence ATGAAAGTCGTAGGCATCAACGGGAGCTTGAGAGCGGACGGAAACACGTTCATTCTGATCAATACTGTATTCGAGGAGCTCAGAAAGGAAGGCATAAACACTGAGATGATCCAGCTTTTCGATAAGGACATCAAGCCCTGCAGAGGCTGCGGAGCATGCAGGAATGGAAGCTGCGCACTCGAAAATGATGATTTTAATAGAGTCTTCGATAAAATGGCCGAGGCAGACGGCATAATCCTGGGATCTCCGGTTTACTCAGCAGACGTGTCTGCAAGAATGAAAGCGCTTCTAGAAAGAGCTGGTTATGTCGCAGCCATTAATCCAGAGATCCTGCGGCACAAGGCAGGCGCAGCTGTCGCAGCAGTCCGCAGAGGCGGAGGAATGACTGCAGTAGACACCTTGAACCATTTTTTTCTCAATAAGGAGATCTTCGTTGCAGGTTCAACATATTGGAACATGGTGTATGGAAAAGACTCCGGCGATGTTCTCAAGGATGAAGAAGGCATGCGCAACATGAAGAATTTAGGCCAGAACATGGCATATCTGCTCAAGAAGCTGCATCCAGAGGACTGA
- a CDS encoding class I SAM-dependent methyltransferase, with product MSEPCSKRINPKQREFFNERAEIWDSITTHDDEKVSYITSILELKGDEKIMDVGTGTGVMIPYYESKLDSGSITAVDYSENMIEAARRKFPENEHPVTFKVSDIYNLEMKPEFDLIMCYSCFPHFPNQPLAVSHLTEGLKSGGKFVVAHSASRDKINNVHMEAGKIVSNDFLPQMNELTEMMEKAHLDVIFRRDDEEYYIAVGCKH from the coding sequence ATGTCTGAACCTTGCTCAAAAAGAATAAATCCCAAGCAGAGAGAGTTTTTCAACGAGAGAGCAGAAATCTGGGACAGCATAACAACCCACGATGATGAAAAGGTCTCTTACATAACTTCGATTTTGGAGCTGAAAGGCGATGAAAAGATTATGGATGTGGGTACAGGCACAGGAGTCATGATTCCATACTATGAGTCTAAACTGGATTCAGGCTCGATAACAGCAGTTGATTATTCAGAGAACATGATTGAAGCTGCAAGAAGAAAGTTTCCTGAAAATGAACATCCTGTGACGTTTAAGGTGTCAGACATTTACAATCTGGAAATGAAGCCAGAATTTGATCTCATCATGTGTTATTCCTGCTTTCCCCACTTTCCCAATCAGCCTCTGGCAGTATCCCATCTTACTGAAGGATTGAAATCAGGAGGAAAGTTCGTTGTAGCACATTCAGCTTCAAGGGACAAAATAAACAATGTGCACATGGAAGCTGGAAAAATAGTCTCCAATGATTTTCTTCCTCAGATGAATGAGCTTACAGAAATGATGGAAAAGGCACATCTGGATGTAATTTTCAGAAGAGATGATGAAGAGTACTACATTGCTGTAGGATGCAAGCATTGA
- a CDS encoding ABC transporter substrate-binding protein has translation MANLGVKLAAVIVVVIIAAGGIYYVLGDAQEDNTKGDRTITDVFGNEFTLPENVESVVAECGPALRYLSFMGEEVSKKVVATSSVAAKPVLSGISYNYVYGLGDLEMVGDFTNSATMEKIVTLNPDLVIIGNQADTIKKEVVEFKEKMNAAGIPVCIIKYVYNLDDPDFEKQVNLMGEIFHKSDRAKELLAGIDKQMKTLDDLCSKINETSNVYIGGVLAYGNADLLRSITTESSALAYLGTTVNNVAEDDGMGTPNGAQWISAKSEEALLQYDKNNGIDTIFIDLGGYKKVADGSKWVSELSAYPEHIYISLPTVAFSTCYDNTLIDAYWTLYAIYSEKYPEVFKDIDMKDTATSIWSLFLDCSQEEADGIYNGIAQTYGVNDLFVSYNEATA, from the coding sequence ATGGCAAATCTGGGGGTAAAACTAGCTGCGGTCATTGTCGTGGTGATTATTGCTGCCGGGGGAATCTACTATGTTTTGGGAGATGCCCAGGAAGACAATACCAAGGGAGACCGCACGATAACGGATGTGTTTGGGAATGAATTCACCCTGCCTGAGAATGTTGAATCGGTTGTGGCTGAATGCGGGCCTGCTTTGCGGTACCTGAGTTTCATGGGTGAAGAAGTTTCCAAGAAAGTTGTAGCAACCAGTTCTGTTGCAGCTAAGCCTGTTCTTTCCGGTATTTCATACAATTATGTCTACGGCCTGGGAGACTTAGAGATGGTGGGAGACTTCACGAACTCTGCCACAATGGAAAAGATCGTTACCCTGAACCCTGATCTTGTGATCATAGGAAATCAGGCAGACACGATAAAGAAAGAGGTTGTTGAGTTCAAAGAAAAAATGAATGCCGCGGGAATCCCTGTCTGCATAATCAAGTATGTTTACAATCTTGACGATCCTGATTTTGAAAAGCAGGTTAATCTCATGGGTGAGATTTTCCACAAGTCTGACAGAGCAAAAGAACTTCTTGCAGGAATCGACAAACAGATGAAAACGTTAGATGACTTATGCAGCAAGATAAATGAGACCTCCAATGTCTACATCGGCGGGGTGCTCGCTTATGGAAATGCTGATCTGCTCCGTTCCATAACTACTGAATCAAGCGCGCTGGCGTATCTCGGCACTACTGTGAACAATGTTGCTGAAGATGACGGAATGGGAACTCCCAACGGAGCTCAGTGGATCTCTGCTAAATCAGAAGAAGCTCTTCTTCAATATGATAAAAACAATGGAATAGATACAATCTTCATTGATCTCGGAGGATACAAAAAAGTTGCAGACGGATCAAAGTGGGTGAGTGAGCTGAGCGCATATCCTGAGCACATTTACATCTCACTGCCGACAGTAGCATTCAGTACATGCTATGACAACACTTTGATTGATGCTTACTGGACTTTGTATGCCATCTATTCAGAAAAGTATCCTGAAGTCTTCAAGGACATTGATATGAAAGATACCGCAACAAGCATCTGGAGTCTGTTCTTAGATTGTTCTCAGGAAGAAGCAGACGGCATCTACAACGGCATTGCGCAGACTTACGGAGTGAACGATCTGTTTGTATCGTACAATGAAGCAACGGCTTAA
- a CDS encoding FecCD family ABC transporter permease — protein sequence MTAKELHPKPAATATKESAVQYDKYLYKKILFIVFLLVAVFVVSVAYIGYGDYHISFIDVVKIIFGDHSDKTAYAVVRQMRMPSIVAAILVGGALAISGAVMQAVLRNPLASPYTLGISNAAAFGAAFAIMISITIFSGTIVEDFFSAPYGISIGAFIWSMIAVLIVVSLSKIAYSTPESVVLVGIALNAIFLAGLSAFQFFADESQLAEMVFWQFGDLSKSSWTELVILFVVFAIVVIYFLYKRWDYNAMDSGDEVAESLGTNTKSTRMVGMILATLLTAVSVSIVGIIGFVGLLAPHMTKKLIGNDNRYVMPASILLGALILLISDFVGSWAFSVSIPVGIITSLIGGPVFIAIYIKSVKKTRPPL from the coding sequence GTGACTGCAAAGGAACTGCATCCGAAACCAGCCGCCACCGCAACCAAAGAGAGTGCTGTGCAGTATGACAAATATCTGTACAAAAAAATTCTCTTTATTGTATTTCTCCTCGTAGCAGTCTTCGTTGTTTCCGTTGCCTACATAGGCTACGGAGACTACCACATTTCTTTTATTGATGTTGTTAAGATCATTTTCGGGGATCACAGCGACAAAACGGCGTATGCAGTTGTCAGGCAGATGAGAATGCCCAGCATTGTGGCCGCGATCTTGGTAGGCGGGGCGCTGGCAATTTCCGGAGCAGTAATGCAGGCGGTTCTCAGGAATCCTCTGGCATCTCCCTATACGCTTGGAATATCAAATGCGGCGGCATTCGGTGCAGCATTTGCAATTATGATATCGATAACAATCTTTTCAGGAACTATTGTCGAAGACTTTTTCAGTGCACCTTATGGAATTTCGATCGGGGCATTTATCTGGTCGATGATCGCCGTTCTCATTGTAGTCAGTCTGTCCAAGATTGCCTACTCTACGCCGGAAAGCGTTGTTCTTGTTGGTATAGCGCTCAACGCCATATTTCTGGCTGGACTTTCTGCATTTCAGTTCTTTGCCGATGAGTCTCAGCTTGCCGAAATGGTGTTCTGGCAGTTCGGAGATCTTTCAAAATCAAGCTGGACAGAGCTGGTTATTCTCTTTGTAGTCTTTGCAATTGTAGTTATCTATTTCCTTTACAAGCGCTGGGACTACAATGCAATGGACAGCGGCGATGAGGTCGCCGAAAGTCTGGGAACTAATACGAAGTCTACCAGGATGGTAGGAATGATTCTTGCCACTCTGCTGACTGCCGTATCTGTTTCCATTGTAGGAATCATCGGCTTCGTAGGTCTGCTGGCTCCACATATGACTAAGAAACTGATCGGCAACGACAACAGATATGTTATGCCGGCATCGATTCTGCTGGGTGCTCTGATTCTTCTGATAAGCGACTTTGTAGGCAGCTGGGCGTTCAGCGTCAGCATCCCTGTGGGAATCATCACATCGCTTATAGGCGGTCCAGTTTTCATCGCGATATACATCAAAAGCGTGAAGAAGACAAGGCCCCCTCTGTAA
- a CDS encoding InlB B-repeat-containing protein, whose product MKTEKRLTMALSVLVALMMLAVPLASSSNLFVDGGQTNSNGDAPNLGAAGDTLTINLNIPENSLDVIDYDDLKDNLTTTNIIYSVDAKNGVIRAICDSDESSKQVQIKTVLDAIKTALGSDGRMAAYDLTFSGDYTTVEEKIEGQITANAVWKLKNTYGEVSIITKGLGEDSEKIKAYKYVDASKKTELNIDDLPTYLKTAGNGYVVNLKSSNDQPVYTYIVTDSKGNKVVDGDKIESGSVLTATYTFDSLNYGTISVNSPIFDNAVTFYVAKTTGALQVATTTYWMIFNALVNEEYLNDVMDSNNPAASVPNFTETPSAIETPFTANDGSCKINSWTNGTENYALNSNSTISIGSELTLNAEFTTFPVKFMVNGQVQIVNVKYGEFSKASCPFDTAGMTVWISVDDGGVKSIFNFDRSAEDLQKELVKSTSEKTLTLIALFSAYDETAYVTFNAADGAYFGDKKDKITEVIIPVAKGTTADKIPMPANPSKDADGKSYLFAYWAADGSEYEFKSTNKVDDAGLELTANFVEYTFTVNFFIDDNKYIVLYCNGDLTYNSTSKKVDVSNVTGALYDGKTYLAADIGADLTSKLIPTKAGYNFVQWNDKDGKMMLTLGIDAKEYVEVTNAGFSKISANTDLYAEFDAAEYVIIYSGNTAAATNNMIQVGTVGESLNFFSDSTFSNDGYKLKEWNTRPDGKGTTYALGSAFTLSGADYDKLSKISKDNMTIPDGIDHGFTLYAIWEKVGSSDNPSGNTDGDNDNSSNTDTYLLAGILVVIIILIIVVAVVLRKKQ is encoded by the coding sequence ATGAAAACAGAAAAGAGACTGACAATGGCTCTGAGCGTCTTAGTTGCGCTTATGATGCTAGCTGTCCCTCTCGCATCTTCAAGCAACTTGTTCGTGGATGGGGGACAGACAAACTCTAACGGCGATGCGCCAAACTTAGGTGCTGCCGGAGACACGCTTACAATTAATCTTAATATTCCTGAAAATAGTTTAGATGTTATTGATTATGATGACTTAAAAGATAATCTAACTACAACTAACATAATTTACTCTGTTGATGCTAAGAATGGAGTAATACGTGCAATATGTGATTCTGATGAATCGTCCAAACAAGTCCAGATAAAAACTGTTTTAGATGCTATTAAAACAGCACTCGGATCAGATGGAAGAATGGCAGCATATGATCTAACTTTCTCTGGTGATTATACAACAGTTGAAGAAAAGATTGAAGGCCAGATAACTGCAAATGCTGTATGGAAACTTAAGAACACATACGGAGAAGTGAGCATAATCACAAAAGGTCTTGGAGAAGATTCTGAAAAGATCAAAGCGTATAAATATGTCGATGCTAGCAAAAAAACTGAATTAAATATAGATGATTTACCAACGTATCTGAAGACTGCTGGAAATGGATATGTTGTTAATTTGAAATCCAGTAATGATCAACCTGTTTATACATATATTGTTACTGATTCTAAGGGAAACAAAGTTGTTGATGGGGATAAAATAGAATCTGGCAGTGTTCTTACAGCAACATATACATTTGACAGCCTAAACTATGGTACAATATCTGTAAATTCTCCCATATTTGACAACGCAGTTACATTTTATGTAGCTAAAACAACAGGAGCATTGCAAGTAGCTACTACTACATATTGGATGATATTCAACGCATTAGTCAATGAAGAATATCTTAATGATGTAATGGATTCTAACAATCCTGCAGCTTCTGTACCTAATTTCACAGAAACTCCTTCAGCTATTGAAACTCCTTTCACTGCAAACGATGGATCGTGTAAAATTAATTCATGGACAAATGGAACTGAAAATTATGCATTAAATAGTAATTCTACTATTTCTATTGGTTCTGAATTAACATTAAATGCAGAGTTTACTACTTTCCCAGTAAAATTCATGGTGAACGGTCAAGTACAAATTGTCAACGTTAAGTACGGAGAATTTTCAAAAGCATCATGCCCATTTGATACTGCTGGAATGACTGTCTGGATATCTGTGGATGATGGTGGAGTCAAAAGTATCTTTAACTTTGATAGATCTGCTGAAGATCTTCAAAAAGAATTAGTCAAATCTACTTCTGAAAAGACTCTTACTCTAATTGCATTATTCTCTGCATACGATGAAACAGCTTATGTCACATTTAATGCAGCTGATGGTGCATACTTTGGAGATAAGAAAGACAAAATAACCGAAGTTATTATCCCAGTCGCTAAAGGAACAACTGCTGACAAGATTCCAATGCCTGCAAATCCAAGCAAGGATGCTGATGGAAAATCTTACCTATTTGCATACTGGGCTGCTGATGGCAGTGAGTATGAATTTAAGAGCACAAATAAAGTTGATGATGCTGGTTTAGAGTTAACTGCTAACTTTGTAGAGTATACATTTACAGTTAACTTCTTTATCGATGACAATAAATACATTGTACTTTACTGCAATGGCGACTTAACTTACAATTCTACATCCAAGAAAGTAGATGTATCCAATGTAACTGGTGCATTGTATGATGGCAAAACATATCTTGCTGCTGATATTGGTGCAGATTTAACATCTAAACTCATTCCTACAAAAGCAGGTTACAACTTTGTTCAGTGGAATGACAAAGACGGAAAAATGATGCTTACCCTGGGTATAGATGCTAAAGAGTATGTAGAAGTAACAAATGCCGGATTTTCAAAGATCAGTGCAAACACAGACTTGTATGCTGAATTCGATGCTGCAGAATATGTAATCATATACAGCGGTAACACTGCTGCTGCAACAAACAATATGATTCAAGTAGGAACTGTTGGAGAATCTTTGAATTTCTTCAGCGACTCTACTTTCAGCAATGACGGCTACAAGCTTAAAGAGTGGAATACCAGGCCTGATGGAAAAGGTACAACCTATGCTTTAGGGTCTGCATTTACTCTCAGCGGAGCAGACTATGATAAACTTTCAAAGATCTCCAAAGACAATATGACCATTCCAGACGGCATTGATCACGGCTTCACACTCTACGCTATCTGGGAGAAAGTCGGAAGTTCTGACAACCCAAGCGGCAACACTGATGGAGACAATGACAACAGCAGTAACACTGATACTTACTTACTTGCAGGTATCTTAGTTGTTATCATTATTCTCATTATTGTTGTAGCTGTTGTGCTGAGAAAGAAACAGTAA
- a CDS encoding pyridoxamine 5'-phosphate oxidase family protein: protein MQPNMQKYQLNQDEMVAVLNKTKYGVLSTIGEDGFPYGVPVNFVYVDNKVYIHGRKIGEKVSNLTNNCKCCFTVAREYGYEFTGEHACDTTTVYESVIIRGCAHVVDDLEVKKKVLLATIDKIVPGRTNMDEKKVSPTGVYEIEIKSMTGKYHKACEGAKVVQ from the coding sequence ATGCAGCCCAATATGCAGAAATATCAGTTGAACCAAGATGAAATGGTCGCTGTTTTGAACAAAACAAAGTATGGCGTACTTTCCACTATCGGAGAAGACGGATTCCCATATGGTGTTCCAGTCAACTTTGTATATGTTGACAACAAGGTTTACATCCACGGCAGGAAAATCGGAGAAAAGGTAAGCAACTTAACAAACAACTGCAAGTGTTGTTTTACAGTTGCCAGGGAATACGGTTATGAGTTCACAGGGGAACATGCCTGCGATACCACCACAGTGTATGAGAGTGTAATCATCCGCGGATGCGCTCATGTGGTTGACGATCTGGAAGTAAAGAAGAAAGTGCTCCTTGCAACTATTGATAAAATTGTTCCAGGCCGTACAAACATGGATGAGAAGAAAGTCTCCCCAACTGGAGTTTACGAAATTGAGATAAAATCCATGACTGGAAAATATCATAAAGCATGTGAAGGTGCTAAAGTAGTTCAGTGA
- a CDS encoding oxygen-binding di-iron domain-containing protein, producing MTIYDSLYQFTEYIAPIKLSIHQYLLAAPEPVLIHTGTADQTERIIPQLKEILGSVPPKYILVSHFESDECGGISILKNNFPDVTVVCSEICARQLAGFGYDGNILVKRAGETLEGDGFLFSFVNYPSEVHLQNGLLFFEEVRKILFSSDLMFRLGDSHGKLIESVWRDEVYSIDMSRVPNEEKLKSMKNELLKIDPEFIAVGHGPCVRVD from the coding sequence ATGACCATATATGACAGCTTATATCAGTTCACAGAGTATATTGCGCCGATCAAGCTTTCCATTCATCAATATCTGCTTGCTGCGCCTGAGCCTGTACTCATACATACCGGAACTGCAGACCAGACTGAAAGGATAATTCCCCAGCTGAAAGAGATTTTGGGTTCTGTTCCTCCTAAATACATACTCGTATCCCATTTTGAGTCCGATGAATGCGGTGGCATCTCAATTCTGAAAAATAATTTTCCTGATGTGACTGTCGTATGTTCAGAAATCTGTGCCAGACAGCTTGCTGGCTTTGGCTACGATGGTAATATACTTGTTAAAAGAGCCGGGGAGACCCTCGAAGGTGACGGTTTTCTATTCAGCTTCGTGAATTATCCGTCAGAAGTTCATTTACAAAACGGATTGCTGTTTTTCGAAGAAGTCCGCAAGATACTGTTCAGCAGCGATCTTATGTTTCGATTGGGAGACAGCCACGGAAAACTGATAGAAAGTGTCTGGAGAGATGAAGTGTACAGCATAGACATGAGCAGAGTTCCAAATGAAGAAAAATTAAAATCAATGAAAAATGAGCTTTTAAAAATTGATCCAGAGTTCATAGCTGTCGGCCATGGACCCTGTGTCAGAGTAGATTAA
- a CDS encoding ACT domain-containing protein, with protein MKKVVITVVGKDCVGIIAKVCTYLSDNGINVLDISQTIVRGYFNMMMIADIDGSSKNFPKISEDLDEIGKKIGVVIRMQHEDIFDMMHRI; from the coding sequence ATGAAGAAAGTCGTCATCACAGTTGTAGGAAAAGACTGCGTAGGCATCATTGCAAAAGTATGCACGTATCTGTCAGATAACGGAATCAATGTTCTGGATATATCTCAGACAATTGTCCGCGGATACTTCAACATGATGATGATTGCAGACATTGACGGTTCTTCCAAAAATTTTCCTAAGATCTCAGAGGATCTTGATGAAATTGGCAAAAAGATCGGTGTCGTCATCAGAATGCAGCATGAGGACATCTTTGACATGATGCACAGAATCTGA
- a CDS encoding PFL family protein has translation MINIYEVLETNDMILRENLDVRTITLGISLLDCADSSLERLNDNIYNKITTIAKDLVSVGDDIELEFGVPVVNKRISVTPISIVGASACKTPEDFVTIAKTLDRAAKKVGVNFLGGYSALVPKGMTKADELLIRSIPKALSSTERVCSSVNLASTKTGINMDAVSLMGSIIKETAELTKGSDSIGCAKLVVFCNAPDDNPFMAGAFHGVTEADAVVNIGVSGPGVVRNAVSQVKGADFETLCETVKKTAFKITRVGQLVAKEASERLNVPFGIIDLSLAPTPAVGDSIAEILEEMGLERTGAPGTTAALAILNDQVKKGGVMASSYVGGLSGAFIPVSEDGRMIEAVTCGSLTIEKLEAMTCVCSVGLDMIAIPGNTEVTTISGIIADEMAIGMVNQKTTAVRIIPVIGKGVGETAEFGGLLGSAPVMKVNSFSCKDFVSRGGRIPAPIHSFKN, from the coding sequence ATGATTAACATTTATGAGGTTCTGGAAACCAACGACATGATCCTCCGTGAGAATCTTGATGTGAGAACAATCACACTCGGAATAAGCCTTCTGGATTGTGCGGACAGCAGTCTTGAGAGACTCAATGATAACATCTACAATAAAATCACCACGATCGCAAAAGATCTGGTTTCAGTCGGAGATGACATCGAATTGGAGTTTGGAGTTCCTGTTGTTAATAAAAGGATTTCAGTAACGCCGATCTCAATCGTGGGGGCGTCAGCATGCAAGACGCCGGAAGATTTTGTCACTATTGCAAAAACTTTGGACAGAGCGGCAAAGAAGGTAGGGGTGAATTTTCTCGGAGGCTATTCAGCATTAGTCCCCAAAGGGATGACTAAAGCAGACGAGCTCCTGATACGTTCTATCCCCAAAGCACTGTCTTCAACCGAAAGAGTATGCAGTTCTGTTAATCTGGCATCTACAAAGACGGGAATAAACATGGATGCCGTCAGCCTCATGGGTTCAATAATCAAAGAAACGGCAGAACTCACAAAAGGCAGCGACTCAATAGGCTGTGCAAAGCTGGTGGTATTCTGCAATGCACCGGATGACAACCCGTTCATGGCAGGAGCATTCCACGGAGTCACAGAAGCAGATGCAGTTGTGAATATCGGGGTAAGCGGTCCCGGAGTAGTGAGGAATGCAGTTTCGCAGGTCAAAGGAGCAGATTTTGAAACTTTATGCGAGACTGTCAAAAAGACAGCTTTCAAGATTACGCGGGTGGGGCAGCTGGTAGCTAAAGAGGCTTCAGAACGCCTTAACGTGCCGTTTGGCATTATTGATCTTTCTCTGGCTCCTACGCCTGCAGTAGGCGACAGCATAGCCGAAATCCTGGAGGAAATGGGCCTGGAACGTACAGGAGCGCCAGGAACTACTGCGGCTCTGGCGATTCTTAACGATCAGGTGAAAAAAGGAGGCGTAATGGCTTCATCATATGTCGGAGGACTGTCTGGAGCCTTTATTCCGGTAAGCGAAGACGGCAGAATGATTGAGGCTGTCACCTGTGGTTCTCTCACCATTGAAAAGCTTGAGGCGATGACATGTGTCTGTTCTGTAGGACTAGATATGATTGCTATCCCTGGAAATACAGAGGTTACCACGATTTCTGGCATAATTGCTGATGAGATGGCAATCGGCATGGTCAATCAGAAGACTACTGCCGTGAGAATCATTCCTGTTATCGGCAAAGGTGTTGGCGAAACAGCAGAATTCGGAGGCCTTCTCGGCTCAGCTCCTGTGATGAAGGTCAATTCTTTCAGCTGCAAAGACTTTGTGAGCAGGGGAGGAAGAATTCCGGCACCGATTCACAGTTTCAAGAACTGA